The Sulfurospirillum halorespirans DSM 13726 genome has a window encoding:
- a CDS encoding cache domain-containing protein has translation MSWTFNQRIALVAGVLLTFFLLLFGSVSYFKMKFYLEKEITAKQMSIMKSLQTDINGWMQPSMRQVQDVAKELEMHTPFIKEEIVPILARSKKAINAVQVYFGLEDGRMMYDTGKELNRDWYDPRNRPWYAEGLDANETVISEPFVGFASNQLTVTIMTPVFVHGKKQGVVAASFYVNKLYRKIKAVHMEDGYAFIVNAQGKIIIHPDKAMINVNLQEQNPALKKMYAYMTMHKEGSYTYEFDGRKELITFGELRNGWFSVVSIENAKAYAFNHSMLKLYWVMGFLMIVLTVMILVRMTHKSVEHE, from the coding sequence ATGTCATGGACATTTAACCAACGCATTGCCCTTGTTGCAGGCGTTTTACTCACCTTTTTTTTGTTACTTTTTGGCAGTGTATCGTATTTTAAAATGAAGTTTTATTTGGAAAAAGAGATCACAGCAAAGCAGATGAGCATTATGAAATCGCTTCAAACAGACATCAATGGATGGATGCAGCCTAGTATGCGCCAAGTACAAGATGTTGCTAAAGAGCTTGAGATGCATACTCCTTTTATTAAAGAGGAGATTGTTCCTATTTTGGCACGCTCTAAAAAAGCGATTAATGCTGTTCAGGTCTATTTTGGTTTGGAAGATGGGCGAATGATGTACGATACGGGAAAAGAGCTGAACAGGGATTGGTACGATCCTCGTAATAGACCGTGGTATGCGGAAGGGCTGGACGCAAATGAAACCGTTATTTCAGAGCCTTTTGTGGGCTTTGCAAGCAATCAACTGACCGTAACGATTATGACACCTGTATTTGTACATGGGAAAAAACAAGGGGTTGTGGCAGCATCATTTTATGTTAATAAGCTGTACCGTAAAATTAAAGCAGTGCATATGGAGGATGGTTATGCGTTTATTGTCAATGCTCAGGGTAAAATTATTATCCATCCCGACAAAGCCATGATCAATGTGAATTTACAAGAGCAAAATCCCGCTTTGAAAAAAATGTATGCGTATATGACGATGCATAAAGAGGGTTCATACACCTATGAATTTGATGGGAGGAAAGAGCTTATTACCTTTGGAGAATTACGCAATGGTTGGTTTAGTGTTGTTTCCATTGAAAATGCGAAAGCATATGCATTTAACCATAGTATGCTAAAACTCTATTGGGTTATGGGTTTTCTTATGATTGTTCTTACTGTGATGATTTTGGTGCGTATGACTCACAAAAGTGTTGAGCACGAATAA